Genomic window (Poecile atricapillus isolate bPoeAtr1 chromosome 10, bPoeAtr1.hap1, whole genome shotgun sequence):
CAGAGTTCTGTCATTCTGCAGGGACCCCTCGTTAAGCAATGCCACCTTCTTACAGGTAAATAACTTGCTTATTTTTAATCACACTCTCAAAAACCAAAAAGGCACCAGTTTACATTTAAGTGTGTACAATCTACACAGTGTTGGCTTTAAAAATGGCACTGATGTATTTCAgttcttcaaagaaaaacacaaataaaaataaaaaacaaaataacattctctaaaaataaaagataaataaaattaatggcTTATACATCTGCACTTGTGTAGCAGATTTACAAGCAAACTTTTGAGacagattttatttcaaaataaaacagatgttTGATGCTGACTGAGTGCTGTGTGCAGCCCCAAGGAGCTGTAAAGCCTCAGTGTCCTTCAGGCACACTCAAGGTATCAGGAGAGTCCCTGGAAACACAAGGGAGGAGAGGACAAATGGTAGAAAAGGAGGAAACAATTCTGCAACACTCACAACATCACTATGAAGAAAATGCAACACATGACaatgcaaaaaaagaaatattgctgCAACTAGGATTCAATGCACTCTGCTTATACTGAGCACTGCTACACCCTCTTACAAAGCTTCAGTGGCTAAGACACCAAGGTTTCCTTCTGGTATTCCATACAGAAACTGGATTTAGTGGATGCTTAAAAGTACATATCatcaaaacatttctgaaggGAGCAAAAGAAGTGAGCAGACTCTATAAAAGAGGAAGTTACAAGAGATATTAATTCCTCCTATGCATGTTTAATTGAAATTATTAACTTTTAATTCAATTATTATGCCTAAAAAGACAACAATGTTATTGGTAGCTCAGTGCTCAGAGTTACAATGACTGGTGTCTGCCCTGGGTTCCAACAGAGTTCTCTAGTTCAGTAAGAccactgaaaggcaaaaaaaactCAATGCAGAGTGAGTGAAAGTACAAAAGAAATACCAGAGGATGGAGATGCCTCCAAACTGCAGTGACACATTCCTGTTCTCCTAGCCCCTAACATCACATACTGGCCTACTTGTGCCCCACTGCAGTTCCAGGAATAGCAATGGTGACATAAACTTGTCCCATTTAGTCTTGTGCTGCACTCACTGTGGGATTAAAGCACACTCAGACATACCACCTAGCATCAAAGTGCACTGCCACAAAAACAATGAAGTTACAAAATTTACAtggacaaaacaaaaatttttattAGCAAACAAGTAAAGATTCATCATCACTGGTATTGTTTTCAGAGAGGGAAGTAGATGACTGTAACATTGGCACTTCCACAGAATGGCAACAAGCTGCATGAACACCCAAAGGCTCCTCCTGGTATGTGTTAGGGCAACATTGGTTTTGTCCATTCACTTGGATATGAACATTCATAGGGCTGTCTGGATAACCAGATTCCCACTTTTTTAAGGGTAATCTACATGGATCTTCACTCAGTGGATGACTTCCACTTAAACTACTGTCCTCTTGGACAGTCCTCCTGGATACTGACCCTCCATGGATCGTTTCTGTAACACTTTCAGATAAAGGATCTCTGAAAGCCTTTCCTGTATCTACTTTACTGGACTGCTTAAGCTCTCTGTCAGAGTCAGCACTTGAAGATTTATCAGTGTGTCCAGCCTCAGGCTCTGCATGTGCTGCTGTGCAAGTATTTGGCTGGAAGATGCTGGAAGGCGATGGCTCTGTAACTTCAGTCTCTGGCTGCAGGCTGCTACACCCAGCTTCTTGTGGGCCCCTGGCTTGGCCATTTGCCTCTGAACTGGGTCCTTCAGGGGAGGGTGGAGGACTCTGAgcagtgccaccagcactgctgatgATCCCATCACCCAGTGTAGTCTGTGAGGTGCGGGCAGGTGTCAGGAGGGGGATCTGTCCTCTCACCCGAGGTCTGTGGAAGAGTCTGTTCCAGAGCCTGCCCAAGCGCCGCCGGGACGAGCTCCGCCTTGACGAGTGCCGCCTCATCTGCCTCCTCATGGCTGTTCGAATGTTCTGCAGCACAGAAGCCTGGAACACAGAGGGAACAAACATTAAAACCAGCATTTCACATGTACTCAAAAGATTTCTGATCCCTGTGCTTCCTCCTTAAATGCCCCATTTCATAACAAACCATGTGAGAACACCAAagacagctctgcctgcaccAAAGACTCTCACAGactcatggaatggtttggcttgcaaatgatcttaaagatcatccaatTCCAAATTCCCTGCAGTGAACACCTCCCACTGGACCAGGCTGGTCAATgccccatccaaactggccttgaacactgccagggaagggcagccacagcttctgtccCTTACAGTGTTTCCTTTATGAGTTTAAGCTCTACTTGTCCACCTAGGATGTTCATTTTCCACTGGAATAACAAAATACATTATCACAATACATTATCAAAATACTTTATCACATCAGGAACTGTATCTCAGTTGGATACTTCTGACAGGGTACAGGAGTTTTCTGAGACCCAGCAATGAAATAGAATGACTTAATGGCTTGCTTGTAAATGAAtatgcaaatgaaaaacaatCATTTTGGAAAATTCtaaattttccaaaaatactgctatagattttattttcttattatttcaGGTGCATTTACAGTTTCAGCTTGAAAAGTCTTGTTTTCCCATTTACTTTCTAACCTTTCTCTCTGTCTCTATTCATTCTGTCTTGATGTACAGCAAAAGTGCTTATCTCACTGCTGTTCCCCAACAAATACATTTCATATGCTCAAAACCACCCACAGCACCAGTGGAACTATGCTTCTTCAGCTCCATGTAATGCATACACATTTTTATATTACTTCCATATAATTAGCACAGCCACTGAAATACAGTTCCAGATAGATTTTATCTAATTTATAGTAGTTTGGCTGCTGAAATATTCACTGGCACTTGTCTGCATACTTGTGATGCGTTGTACACGGGGAAATCTTCAACTGGGGGAATAAGTCCTTGTGCAATCAGCTGTCCATAGGAAGGTGGAGCTTCCCGCCGCACAAACTCTGCCTCCAGTCGCGTCATCTGAGTCTCAAATGCTCTGGAAATGGAACCAGAGAGAAAACATGGAAGAGAAGTAACAGTTTGTCCTGCCTCCCCGACACTAATGTGTAAAAAACACTGCCAAAGGGATCATGGCAGGAGTAAAACCACAAACCTTCCACTAAGCGCTATGAAAATCATATCAGGATGCTAAATTAAACAAAAGGACTAAGAGAACAGGGTATAAACATGAATGAATCAAACCAGCACACTGTCTGGtgcaggctcaggctggacaCTGTGGCAAATGAAGTTTTTTCAAGTGGCCAGTAACTGCTGAACCAGTAACAGCAGTAACTTGTCCAGCAAGGGCCCAAAGGTTATTTCTGGAGAAGACATTAAGAACTGGAAACAATCACACAACAGGGGCAGCTTGCAGTTGCAGAGAGGTTTGCCAGTCCTGCCAGAACAGAGGCACTGAAGTTCCCACCttagcacagcagctcctctgcaggtCCTTAATCACACAGACTTGATCAGGAGAGAATGTAAAGCACCCTGTTTGAAACACGGggtcagcagcacaggaggagaTGGGAACCAGAAATTCCCCTCTGACTCTCTCCTACAAGGCAGAGCCCCACTTGCACATACATGTAACACACAGGCAAAGAATCACACACACTACACCTAAAATGAGGCATACAGAACCAGGGGAAAGGGGCACACCATGAACAACTCCTGCTCAGAACAGGCCCCACTATAGCCAGATATCACTTTTAACAGAACTGAGAACTGGagtatttggggaggggtgaAGGGTTATTTAACGCAGATTCAGTGAAGATTTCACTGTAGCATTTCAGCATTCAGTTTTTGGCAGGGGCAAGGGGTTTCTTGCAAGGGgatgagaaggaaaaggaaactgcTCAAGACAGGTTAGGCTAGATGCAGATTCTGCCAAACTGCACAATGAACTTGTACTTCTCACAGACCACAGAAGAGCTGATATTTCCGTTCACTACTCCCAGAAATCTTCTCTTAGCCTAATTCAGCTGTCATCAGGTCCCTGGATTTGATTTCACAGTATTTCGCAAATTCTCCGGTTAAgaatcaactttttttttttccttttaacaaaatggaaaaaaacagcacAGCTGTGAAAGCATCAGCAAAGGAAGACTCTTACCTGTATTCCCTGGTCCTCAGAGAATATAATTTAAATGCACAACCCAGTGCTATCACTAGCAGCAAGCCACACACGAGACTCCCaatcagagcagctgtgatgacCTTCCTGGGAACAATCACCAGGCAGTTACGCTCATCACTTCCATCCTGGCAGTCTTCTTGGCCATCACAGCGCCAAGTCTCAAAGATGCACAGATTTGTCCCACAATGGAAATTTCCTGGCTGGCAAGTAAAGCAGTTCTTTTCATCTGAGCCATCTGGACAGTTCTTCTGGTTATTACAGCGGTCAAGTACTGAGTAACAAAGCCCACTGTTTCCTTCACATGGGTATTCGTTCTTCTGGCAAGCAGGACAGTTCTCCTCATCCTTGCCATTTGGACAATGCCACCAGCCATCACAATGCTGCTTATCAGTGAAACACTCCTCATCACTTCCACAAGGGTGTTCCCAAGGAAGGCAGTAGCCTTTCACCTGATAGGTTGCATTGAATCCGTGGCCGGTGCTCTTGGAGCGGGCATGATAGGAGACAGTGAGCTGGCCCTTTGACGACTCCACACTCACCGAATGCCGATTGTTGTGGTGTGAGAACGTCTGCATTAATTTATCACCTCTCTCTCCAATGCCATCATACACCTTTACATAGTCATTGTAGCCTAACTGCaaatccagctgcagcagaacgTGCCGGTTATCCTGCGTGTCCACATACCACGTGCAACGAAGGTCTGACCTGCTGTGATCAGCACGGAACAAGTCTGGGGAAGCAAAAGATCCGTAAAAATTACCCAGCCTTTTGCCACAGGAAAGATCAGGACAATTGTCTTCGTCTGAACCATCACCACAGTCTTTAACAGAGTTACATCTCAGCTCGTTCATCAAGCACTTGGTGGAGTGGGCTGCGCTGCACTGAAACATTCCTGAGGGACAGATGCTGGATGGAGGGTCTGTTGGAGGGACAGTGCAGTTCTTCTCATCTGAGTTATCACCACACTCATCCATGGAATTACACTTCCAAGTACTGGGAATACACTTCCCATTTGCACAACGGAATTCATCTGACTGGCACACAGACTGACCTATCTTTCCTGTGAAAGAGAACCAGCAGAGAAAAAATCAGTATCAAACTTTTAGAACTATGAGATATCACTTTTCAACATCTACTGCCATGCATGTCACAAGCTAATGAGTCAGCCCAGTACCCTTCAGCAATACTGTTAAAAAGCCACATGCAGATAATATCAGGGTTACCACACCAATACTTTACAGTCACCAATGGCCATCACCTGTCTTGTAAAAGCACTGTCTTGTAAAAAATTCTTGTAAAAAAAGCCTGTCTTGTAAAAAAGTACTACTGTCTTCCAAGTTTTGTCAGAGAGAGCATAAAGTGAAGCAACAAACCCATAAGATTTTACCTCTAATATAGGAAAGGCGAAatccctgagcctgtcctgagCTTGATGCATCTGAATGAAAAAATATCCACACATGGTCCCTTGCAGAGATGAAAGATGGAGGTATGGAAGATCCACACACTTTGTACTCCTCCCTCTTGGAAGACGGGCCAATCATCAACCAGTCTACTGCACACTTCTGAGAGTCTTCCAAATCAAAGTTCTTAAAACTGTTAAGATCAAAAGAAAGCACGAGTTACAAAAGAGGACGTGTCTGGAACAAAGCCTAACAGAGAAAGAACAGACTCTAATGGCTGACTTTGTGCATCACGCAGTGCTGACATACAGGTATTGCATTCAAAGGTAATGAAACATCTACCTTCTGTATACTAAAGCAAAGcacattccccagtgtggaaaAGCACCCATCTCACAGGCATAAACATCATATCAAAGTAGCTCCAAAAGCTGAAAGAATGATTCCTCTTTCACTCAGTCCTTAAATAAAACTGCTTCCTAAAATACAGatgtaaagaaaagcaaaattctgGAATACGTTATACAGAAAATAGATTAATTTCAGTAGTCATTTCCAACCATAAAAGCTATGAAACTAGGGATGACAGGGTTGACTACTGTCTTGGAAAAAGAATAATAGGATGTGGTACAAAGAACCCTAAAGGGCTAAGTATGACAGACACAAATCCACTCTTGGAGCCATGGATGGGCAAGGAGAGATCAAGAAGAGAATAGGGGTGGAAATGGACCTAAAATCTAACACCATTATCTTTTAATTCAAAGATTAAAATAGTCCCTTTCTGGGAGTGCAAATGCAGAGCAAACAAGACTATAACCTTTTACAAATTTCTAGCCCTTCTGCTGACACAAGCCAAGTGATTATTCAGTAGTAGCTTATCTAGTGCAGAGAGGTTCCCTGTTTGCAGAACTCTGAACACAACTGGATAATGCTCCCTAACCTGGGCTCAGGAACCATATGTGGCATTTGTTCTCTGATGAAACAGATTGCACTTGTATTCAGCCATCTGCAATGACAATAGCAGATTGCAGACTGCACAGAAAAGCATACTCATTAGGAAAGGGCACACTGTTCAGAACacttagaaattaattttggtcCTTTTTTTATGTAACTCAGCGACACCAAATTAACTTGGTAGAAGTTGTGCAAAATTCTCTAGACAGAATTTTCAGAAAGCTCCTGCAAAATACACAACTCTTTCTCTAAAGGATTTTTCACAAACAGCAAAGACAAACTCTTTGAAAAAGATAAATGGAAAGATAAATTTTCTGGTATCAGTGTGTATTTACAAGAGGCTGTCAATGTCTGCCAGATCTTGACCTTTGAAGTTGAAAGGGAAAGAACAGCAACTATGTAAACTAGCTAATTAATTTAAATAGGAGACTCAGCCTACCCACACCTGTAGGTTCTGTCAAACACATTGGCTTAAATAACTCTCCAAAATAAATTTATCATCAAGAGCATGAGATGTAAGAGAGCACTGAAAGTGATAagttaaaatggaaattaagaGATGACAACATATGTGCAAGGACAATCCACCCAGAAATGTCCTTCCTCTTCTAACTCTTCTTCTCCCACCAACCTCTGTGTATCTTCCCAGCTGTGAAGAAATATTCCCACAGCACTCAATTCTTTGCTCTAAGGAATCTCATCAAGCTTCTGAAACTAGCATGTTTTGCCAAGGAAGTTTTAGATGACTATGCAgccaaaataaaaagatttaaGTACTCAGCCATTCAAAGTATTTCTGCTACAGGTATTCTgcataaaatgttttaatgacCAAGAAAGTAAACAGCCACTGCATCATGGAAAGGAATTATCCAAAGTATCAGGGAAGCTACAGGTACTCACATAAAGCTTGTTGGTTACATCAGATGTGAGACAGCATTACTGAGCTTGCACATCAGTTTTGCTCTCTGTAACTCATTTTGGCACAACACATCATGTAGGGTTTCTATCATCTACTTGGAGGATTGTTCATAggaattttttaatgaaaacttttTGGCTAAGTGTTAGAAATAACTATCTGCCCAACAACAACAGGTTTTAAGAAAAGGGAACAGTCACTAaatcaagaaaaggaaattcaaaACTGGGATGGGGGGTGGGAATGactaaaaaaaatgtgtttgtatGATACAAACAAGTTAATTTACTAAATCTTTTgatattttgtaattattttagaTGTACCAGGATCAACCTTAAAGAGGCAAACAAATTGTTCTCCTCTCTtacccagctcccagcactccCACTGCTCCAACTGGGTCCCACAGCCAGTCATTTTCCTCACTCTGCTGAAAAGAGCTACTTTTATCtatcaaataaataattcagcCATAACATGGTTACACAACACAGACTGCACAAACTCTGGGGAGTATTTGCCTATACAATAAGCTGTCTATAACTCACTTTAAAGTGTGTttctttctagaaaaaaaaaaatagaaaaacatttaaCACTTTTAAGATTCATAAAAGGAAGAGTACAGAAATATCAGCTACATGCAGATACCTTGTTTACAAACTCCTTTGCAGATGACAGCAATACCTCTCAAGAGCCTGCATTTGTGTACAATTAGTATCTTTTACTTGCACCTTGAAAGTCTAGTGTTGTACACTGCTAATAAccaattttttttggttgtggAAGAGAAAGAACCTTTAGTTCCAGCTTCCAATGCAGAAGCCCAGGCATACAGAGGCTGATTTTCCTGAGTGTCACTTGTGGATCTCAGACAGATTCAGAGTAGAATCCCATACCTCTTCACTAATAAATCCAAACTTCAGGCACAGAGTACAAGGATGATGAGGCAGAACAGACTTGCAAGGAAATACTGAGTTTAATAGATTCCCTAAAAACACTCTTGGAGATACACAAGCTACTGAAAAAAATGCCTTGGTATTCAAAAAGGGCAATACAGGGTATTCACAAGAACAAACTGTTTTACAGAAACAAACATCTTAATCCCAAGTGCCTAGAAGTTTCAAACACAATTTTCCTGTGTATGTTCTAGTTCTAATGTGAAGTTTTATGTGTAATAGATACCACAGCAGTTATAAAATTTCTTTGGCTAAGAGCCAAAGCCAAGTCAAAACAATTATGTTCCCCCTTATGCAAACTAATCAGATGTATTTTCAACAAATTTTCCTTTGATTAAGGCATTGCCACTCTATTTCAGCAACCTTTTAAGTTATATTGCCCCTACTAGAAGCAAATTTTACCTTATTTACAATGATGGTGATTTTACACAAGACCAGAAGGATGATACACTTGAGCAAGCCCTCATCACAAAAACCACTACCTTCTAAAGAAACATGGAAACAATATGAACCCATATGTTTGCACTTGTAAGTATATAAAATCTGGCTTCACTTTATAATGCATTTGTGACAACAAGGTTATGTGTTATAAGTTTCTGCCATTCTACTCTGACATTAAGTGACCAACTGATTTATTTTAGCCAAGAGTCCTGGATAGTGAAGTCAGCCTCTACTGCTTTACTTCCTTCATCATCTCTAATTTGATCTAGAGCTGCTCTGTTATAGTCCTCTGAAGAATAACTTAATCCTGCTACccacaaaacatttatttattcagcTGAGCTTTCTCAAACTGGAATGCAAATTTTTCTACCAAAAGGATAAGTCCAGTGATTGAATGAGTATTGGTACACAGTGAAAATATGGGACAAAGATTTATGCTTGTACTGCTTGTAGGATTACACAGACACTTTACAGTCTTTGGAAAAGCACTGAAGTCTGTAGTTACTCTTCTTGAGGGAAGTCTCAGACCTTTTGTATCAGAAAACTACATCATTTTTTGTGACTAAAACAAGAAAGAGGAGCCATAGTGAAAGAGAGAATACTCCTGTATAATGTCATCCATATCTCATGAAGCACCAGACAGTACTGTGGTACTTTTAAACATCTTGGGGAGGGAAGCACAGGATTTGAGAGGAAAAGTAAAAGACAGGTTTGCTCAGTCACTAATCCTCTCCAGCAAAGCCCTCTGACAGTTCTGCAGGAGTGGAATGGGACCCAGAGATCCATCCTACCACGTAAGCTGCAGTACACAGGTGCTAAACTCCAGCCCTTGCACTCCTTATCCCCTGCACCCCACCTGCTCCAGACATCCTCCTTCCCCCAAGAGCTTCACTCCCACAGCAATGCTCCCCTGCTTTGGCATCTTGGCACTTTGTGATAAAGGGAAGGAGAACCTGGCTTTCCTCCAGGCTTTTTCCTCTCCACAACCAGAGCACACAGCCCTAGctcacagggcagggagaggaagagcagtCAGACATTGGTATTTCCAACACTAGAACTACAATGTCAACAAAATACAACACCCATCACAGAACAACCTATAAGATGGCCTGGCCCTTAGGCTGTTCTCACTGCTACCTGTGGATCTCCAAAACAATACAGGAATATGGAACAAGACTGGTGTACAAGATCAAAACCATTGGACCAAGTTTTGcaggttttctttctcctgaaaGATGCTATTGTCTTGCTCTTGGAATGTCTTTTCcaaatttttacagaaaatttacATCAATAGCCTATTAAACACTGAAAGTATTCAGAATTTAAAACCAGAACAACTCAATGTGAACTGAGAAATGCAGCACTAAGTCTTGTTTTTACTGAATTCTGTAGAAATCAGTAAACTCATCTGATTCCTCTTCCAGTGGCATGATACTGAAAAAAGAGGTTACCTCCAATGGTGAGCAGAACTCCAGGAGTTTACAGAACATCACAGGGTTAGTCATATATATCAGTTCTCACCTATGTACTCACATGAAGTAACAGCCTACAATGGCTTCTTTCTATTATCTGACAAGTATTTTCATGTTGCTTCATTAAACCAGACTATCATAAACACACATTAATACTCTATATATATGAGGAAAAATGTGCTTCCTGCAAAACTAATGCTTAGCAGAGCTCTGTTTTTTGCCATCTGTACTGAAAGGAACAGTAGCAGCTAGGAAATAAAAGTACTTCTATAAATAACGTGGGGAACTCTCTACAACCCTTTCAGTAATTTAGGCACGAGGGACTActgattaaagaaaaagaaagctttctTAGTAACTGCAAAAGGACAAACATGGGATGCAAAATCTGAATGAAAGCTATtagtaaataaataagaaagTAAATGTCCAATTTGGCTCTctaaactgattttaaaaattgcagaaTAAATATTATGGATAGGTCAGTAAAGCACAgtcccaaaataaaaccaaccgACCAATTAAGCAAGGAAAGTTACTTCTATTTGCCAACTTCTCACAGAAAGTGTAGACTGTGAACAACTGATGACTTAATTGGCTCATTAAAAACTTCTGCTTAACCACTGAAGCACAAGGACCTGAAGTCAGGAAAGCTCTATTCTACTCCCAGCTCCCAAGCACCAGCTAACTGCATAACCTTGGGCAAGAGACATTGGGACTATTTCTTCAAAAGCTGAGCAACTAAATGGctattttgaggttttttccaatTAATGTCAAGTTCTGAAATACAATGAGTTTGGAAAATAAACTGAAGCAGTTCCTTTAACTCCTCACACAATTACAGACCAGCAAGAATATATGAGCAGACCCTAATTTTATAGTAATCTTATGCAGAAATTGAAACTCAAATGGTACctgacaatttattttttcaaagctAATGTTATGAATCACCGAAGTGAAAGCCAATGAAGGTGATCCCCCCACCTCAATTAGTAAGAGAAAGCTTGAGTGGGTCACTAAGTAGAT
Coding sequences:
- the LRP3 gene encoding low-density lipoprotein receptor-related protein 3 isoform X3; this translates as MITISFKNFDLEDSQKCAVDWLMIGPSSKREEYKVCGSSIPPSFISARDHVWIFFHSDASSSGQAQGFRLSYIRGKIGQSVCQSDEFRCANGKCIPSTWKCNSMDECGDNSDEKNCTVPPTDPPSSICPSGMFQCSAAHSTKCLMNELRCNSVKDCGDGSDEDNCPDLSCGKRLGNFYGSFASPDLFRADHSRSDLRCTWYVDTQDNRHVLLQLDLQLGYNDYVKVYDGIGERGDKLMQTFSHHNNRHSVSVESSKGQLTVSYHARSKSTGHGFNATYQVKGYCLPWEHPCGSDEECFTDKQHCDGWWHCPNGKDEENCPACQKNEYPCEGNSGLCYSVLDRCNNQKNCPDGSDEKNCFTCQPGNFHCGTNLCIFETWRCDGQEDCQDGSDERNCLVIVPRKVITAALIGSLVCGLLLVIALGCAFKLYSLRTREYRAFETQMTRLEAEFVRREAPPSYGQLIAQGLIPPVEDFPVYNASQASVLQNIRTAMRRQMRRHSSRRSSSRRRLGRLWNRLFHRPRVRGQIPLLTPARTSQTTLGDGIISSAGGTAQSPPPSPEGPSSEANGQARGPQEAGCSSLQPETEVTEPSPSSIFQPNTCTAAHAEPEAGHTDKSSSADSDRELKQSSKVDTGKAFRDPLSESVTETIHGGSVSRRTVQEDSSLSGSHPLSEDPCRLPLKKWESGYPDSPMNVHIQVNGQNQCCPNTYQEEPLGVHAACCHSVEVPMLQSSTSLSENNTSDDESLLVC
- the LRP3 gene encoding low-density lipoprotein receptor-related protein 3 isoform X1, with translation MEKAAAAELRQGALAPLTAICLVNLFLTGKIESAVTSLAACSGELEQHTERRGVIYSPSWPSNYPPAINCSWYIQGDHGDMITISFKNFDLEDSQKCAVDWLMIGPSSKREEYKVCGSSIPPSFISARDHVWIFFHSDASSSGQAQGFRLSYIRGKIGQSVCQSDEFRCANGKCIPSTWKCNSMDECGDNSDEKNCTVPPTDPPSSICPSGMFQCSAAHSTKCLMNELRCNSVKDCGDGSDEDNCPDLSCGKRLGNFYGSFASPDLFRADHSRSDLRCTWYVDTQDNRHVLLQLDLQLGYNDYVKVYDGIGERGDKLMQTFSHHNNRHSVSVESSKGQLTVSYHARSKSTGHGFNATYQVKGYCLPWEHPCGSDEECFTDKQHCDGWWHCPNGKDEENCPACQKNEYPCEGNSGLCYSVLDRCNNQKNCPDGSDEKNCFTCQPGNFHCGTNLCIFETWRCDGQEDCQDGSDERNCLVIVPRKVITAALIGSLVCGLLLVIALGCAFKLYSLRTREYRAFETQMTRLEAEFVRREAPPSYGQLIAQGLIPPVEDFPVYNASQASVLQNIRTAMRRQMRRHSSRRSSSRRRLGRLWNRLFHRPRVRGQIPLLTPARTSQTTLGDGIISSAGGTAQSPPPSPEGPSSEANGQARGPQEAGCSSLQPETEVTEPSPSSIFQPNTCTAAHAEPEAGHTDKSSSADSDRELKQSSKVDTGKAFRDPLSESVTETIHGGSVSRRTVQEDSSLSGSHPLSEDPCRLPLKKWESGYPDSPMNVHIQVNGQNQCCPNTYQEEPLGVHAACCHSVEVPMLQSSTSLSENNTSDDESLLVC
- the LRP3 gene encoding low-density lipoprotein receptor-related protein 3 isoform X2, with amino-acid sequence MRVNLFLTGKIESAVTSLAACSGELEQHTERRGVIYSPSWPSNYPPAINCSWYIQGDHGDMITISFKNFDLEDSQKCAVDWLMIGPSSKREEYKVCGSSIPPSFISARDHVWIFFHSDASSSGQAQGFRLSYIRGKIGQSVCQSDEFRCANGKCIPSTWKCNSMDECGDNSDEKNCTVPPTDPPSSICPSGMFQCSAAHSTKCLMNELRCNSVKDCGDGSDEDNCPDLSCGKRLGNFYGSFASPDLFRADHSRSDLRCTWYVDTQDNRHVLLQLDLQLGYNDYVKVYDGIGERGDKLMQTFSHHNNRHSVSVESSKGQLTVSYHARSKSTGHGFNATYQVKGYCLPWEHPCGSDEECFTDKQHCDGWWHCPNGKDEENCPACQKNEYPCEGNSGLCYSVLDRCNNQKNCPDGSDEKNCFTCQPGNFHCGTNLCIFETWRCDGQEDCQDGSDERNCLVIVPRKVITAALIGSLVCGLLLVIALGCAFKLYSLRTREYRAFETQMTRLEAEFVRREAPPSYGQLIAQGLIPPVEDFPVYNASQASVLQNIRTAMRRQMRRHSSRRSSSRRRLGRLWNRLFHRPRVRGQIPLLTPARTSQTTLGDGIISSAGGTAQSPPPSPEGPSSEANGQARGPQEAGCSSLQPETEVTEPSPSSIFQPNTCTAAHAEPEAGHTDKSSSADSDRELKQSSKVDTGKAFRDPLSESVTETIHGGSVSRRTVQEDSSLSGSHPLSEDPCRLPLKKWESGYPDSPMNVHIQVNGQNQCCPNTYQEEPLGVHAACCHSVEVPMLQSSTSLSENNTSDDESLLVC